A section of the Diabrotica virgifera virgifera chromosome 8, PGI_DIABVI_V3a genome encodes:
- the LOC126890605 gene encoding beta-1,3-glucan-binding protein-like, protein MYYFILILCHVAFVFAQYEVPAATVEVYHPKGFSVSIPDEDGIKLFSFHGNINQEMDGREAGTFSRDILRPVNGMWTFSDRSTKLRVGDKIYYWTYVEYGDENEKRGYPKDDQVFTVTNLIKKPPGRDKNKDTGESRPSVITEPTTTTTTTTTTTTTTPSPPTVPNVNICDPSVTVINNGQNTCKGKLIFSESFNTKIKSTSWTFENKFAGLPDYEFVLYTNRPEVAFIQDKALVIKPALMDNVYGPNFVEQPLDLGTSCTGALGTLDCHIRPDAGFILPPIISAKITTKGKFSFKYGKIEIRAKLPKGDWLYPILTINPVKDEYGPGYDSGQITIAFCPGNAVLSHNVYGGIVISGSPVGRKYGLKSISRSSPWYSSYYRYAVTWNEDGISLSVNDRIYGTISPPSGGFSTLAKALNIKNADRWKTGSLFAPFDKEMYISVGVGAGGLNFEDKTDGSKPWRNYERLSFKKFYQAQQNWSSTWDEDSRLSVTSIKVWAL, encoded by the exons ATGAAGACGGGATCAAACTGTTCTCTTTCCATGGTAATATTAATCAGGAAATGGACGGCAGGGAAGCAGGAACTTTTTCGAGAGATATTCTTCGGCCTGTCAATGGTATGTGGACATTTAGTGACAGATCAACAAAGTTAAGAGTGGGCGATAAGATATATTATTGGACATACGTGGAATATGGTGATGAAAATGAAAAAAGAGGTTATCCTAAAGACGACCAAGTGTTTACAGTTACAA ACTTGATTAAAAAACCACCAGGTAGAGATAAAAATAAAGACACCGGTGAGAGCAGACCTAGCGTTATCACTGAACCTACGACAACGACGACAACGACAACTACAACAACTACTACGACACCCAGTCCACCAACAGTTCCTAATGTTAATATTTGCGATCCATCTGTGACTGTTATTAATAATGGACAAAACACATGCAAAGGAAAACTAATATTTTCTGAATCATTTAATACAAAAATCAAAAGCACATCTTGGACCTTCGAAAATAAGTTTGCTGGACTGCCA gATTACGAATTCGTATTATACACTAACAGACCCGAAGTGGCCTTTATACAAGATAAAGCCTTAGTTATTAAACCAGCACTGATGGACAATGTTTATGGGCCTAATTTTGTTGAACAGCCCTTAGATTTAGGAACCAG TTGTACTGGAGCATTAGGTACTCTAGATTGTCATATAAGACCAGATGCTGGATTTATTTTACCACCAATAATATCGGCCAAGATAACAACGAAAGGAAAATTTTCCTTTAAATATGGAAAAATTGAGATCAGAGCTAAATTGCCCAAAGGAGATTGGTTATATCCAA tattAACTATAAATCCCGTGAAGGACGAATACGGTCCTGGATATGACTCTGGTCAAATCACAATAGCTTTTTGTCCAGGAAATGCTGTCTTAAGTCATAACGTATATGGTGGAATAGTGATTAGTGGGTCTCCTGTAGGTAGAAAGTATGGACTCAAATCTATATCTAGAAGTTCTCCATGGTATAGTTCGTATTACAGATATGCAGTCACTTGGAATGAAG aTGGCATAAGTTTATCGGTTAATGACAGGATTTATGGAACAATTTCTCCTCCATCCGGTGGATTCTCGACGTTGGCAAAGGCTTTAAATATCAAGAATGCCGATCGATGGAAGACTGGATCGTTATTTGCTCCTTTCGATAAAGAA ATGTATATATCAGTGGGTGTTGGAGCAGGTGGATTAAATTTTGAAGATAAAACCGACGGATCCAAACCGTGGAGAAACTATGAACGTTTaagtttcaaaaaattttatcaGGCACAACAAAACTGGAGTAGTACGTGGGATGAAGACAGTCGACTATCCGTTACATCTATTAAAGTATGGGCATTATAA